The DNA sequence GCTTGTCTGGTAACGGCTGCTACTTTTGAATCTTTTGAAACGATTTCTTCAGCCTTTTTACCAGCTGCGTCGATTCCTCTATATCTCTGGTTTCCTGCTTCATCATATTTAAAGTAAACTTCGGTTTGGGAAAAGCCGAAGAATCCTATCATCAATGATGATAGTGAGAGTAATTTTCTTTTCATTTGTGGTTATTTTTGTGTTGATAATAATTTCTGAACCTGCTGCTCAAGCTTTTCAATTTTAGCAGATTGGGCTTTTAGAGCTTCATTTTCATTTTTGAGCTGTTTAATCTGGTTATTCTGCTCAATTGAATAAAGAGTAAGCTCTTCAATTTTCTGCAATAATTTTATTTGGAATTCACCCACATTTACACCTTCTTTTTCCATTACTTTAGCAGAAGCAATTTCAGGAAGGTGCTTTTTTTCTTTAATGTGTTTTTCAACTTCTTCTAATTTTGGAAGATCATATTTTTCATCAAATACAAAATCAGCAGTAGGAGTTAGGGTTACTTTTACTTCTTTGGCTTCAAGTTTACCTTGTAACGAAGCATTTCCATTGGGCTTAATGGCAAGTTGTACTTTCTTGTTTGTAATAAAATTAATCGCTCCAAAATCCGGGGTTGTAATCTCATTTTCAATATTAAAGTCACCATAAGTTCCATATCTGAAGTTACTGCCTGAATATGTAGAATTTACTTCCAGATTAGCGGTAGTACTATTATATGTTAAATTGACTATGGCACTACCTCCGGTTGGCCCGAAAGATGTAAACTTTCCTAAAACTAAATTTTGGTTATTAGTATTATCCTGAGCTACATGCAATTTAGCATCGGGACTTGTAGTACCTATTCCAATATTCCCATTAGGCTTAATTCGAAGACTCTCAATATTATTAGACTTCAGAACCAAAGGTTGATTATCTGTAGTTCCAATAAAATTATTGGATGAGTTTGTCCCTGAATTTCCTGTGATATTCCAACTTTGAGCAAATGTAAATGATGACACTAGCAGTGCAATCGAAAATAATTGTGTTTTCATAATTGTTAATTAATTTTTTTTGTAAAACTATAATCAGAAGACGACAAATAATGTCGTGTATAATAAAAATTCTATTAATGAGAAATTATTTATTTTTTTTCACTTGCGAATTTAAGAAAAAATATAGCTTCGTGTTGGTAATATTGTGTTGTTTTAGTTGTTTTTAATAAAAATCATTTAGATTTATGATTTGTTTAATGATTATTTGGTTTTTCTATTCTTTTTGTTGGAATAATTGTCTATATGATGAATTTTTTTAGTTGAATACTTTCCGTTAAAATAAATTGGAGCAAAAAACTATGCTTTTATGAACTAGTCCCATGACAAGAGTTCTCAATTTTAGAAAAAATCTCTACCTTTGTAACAATGAACCTCTTAAGATGGATACTGGCAATTTACTTTATGGCGTTATCACTGATGCCATGTGAAGACACGTCTCATCCATTGAATACAGGTGATAATAAGGTTTCATTAAGTATTAATAGTGCTCATTCTACAGAAAAAGGAGATATATGTTCTCCATTGTGTGCTTGTAGCTGTTGCCAGATGACTGTCTCAGCATTTAAGATGGATCCACTATTGGAAATTCCAAATCAGATTCCTGCTTATTTTTCAAAGAAGATTCTATTCCACAAAAACGATTTTGCTTACCAGATTTACGATCCTATCTGGCAGCCTCCTAAAATTTAATTTTTATTGACTTTTAGAAAGCCTATGCTTTCTGATACTTAACTGTGCTTGAAACTTTGCAATACCATTGCAGAGGTTTTCAGGATATTTTTGCTGCAGTATTTTATACTGCGTGCATTCACTTTTCAATAAAAATTAAATACAAATCGTGTTAGATAAAATCATAAAATTCAGTATCAAAAATAAAGTGATCATTGGTTTAATGACGTTGGTGCTGATCATCTGGGGTACGTGGAGTGCTACCAGATTACCGATAGATGCTGTACCGGATATCACCAATAACCAGGTACAGATTATTACCGTATGTCCTACATTAGCAGGACAGGAAGTGGAACAGTTGGTAACCTTTCCCATTGAGCAGAGTATTGCCAATGTTCCCGATATTCAGGAAACAAGAAGTATTTCAAGATTCGGACTTTCTGTAATTACAGTAGTGTTCAAGGAAAATGTAGATGTGTATTTTGCCAGACAGCTCATTAATGAACAGCTGAAAAACGCAGTAGAAGAAATTCCAAAAGGAGTAGGAACTCCGGAGTTGGCTCCCGTAAGTACAGGTCTTGGAGAAGTGTATCAGTATATTCTTCACCCTAAAAAGGGAAGCGAAAAGAAATACAATGCCAAAGAACTCCGCACCATGCAGGACTGGATCGTTCGCAGACAGCTGAACGGAACTCCGGGAGTGGCAGAGATTAATAGTTTCGGTGGCGAATTAAAACAGTATGAAGTAGCTATCGATCCCAATCGGTTAAAAGCAATGGGAACAAGCATTACGGAAATATTTACAGCCCTTGAAAAAAATAACCAGAATACAGGAGGAGCTTATATTGATAAAAAGCCCAACGCCTATTTCATCCGTGGAATCGGATTGGTAACCTCTCTTGAAGACATTAAAAACATTGCGGTTAAAAACGAAACAGGAAGCGTTCCGATTTTTATAAAAGATGTAGCCGATGTCCGTTTAGGAAGTGCTGTTCGTTACGGAGCATTGACGTATGACGGGAAAGTAGATGCCGTGGGTGGAGTAGTGATGATGCTAAAAGGAGCCAACAGTAATGAAGTGGTCAGCAACATCAAAGCAAAAATTCCCACAATTCAGAAGTCTCTTCCGGATGATGTCATTATAGAGCCATTTCTAGATAGAACCGATCTTGTAGACAGAGCCATCAATACCGTACAGAAAAACCTCATCGAAGGAGCGCTAATTGTAATTTTCGTTCTTGTTGTTTTCCTTGGAAATCTGAGAGCCGGACTTATCGTAGCTTCAGCCATTCCGCTTTCATTACTGTTTGCTCTTGGAATGATGAATGTTTTCGGGGTAAGTGCCAACCTGATGAGCCTTGGTGCTATAGATTTCGGATTGATTGTCGATGGAGCCGTTATTATTGTAGAAGCTACTTTACATCATTTGGGAGTAAGGAAATCTGTCCGTGCATTAACGCAGTCTGAAATGGATGAAGAAGTATTCCTTTCTGCATCCAAAATAAGAAGCAGTGCAGCTTTCGGGGAAATCATCATCCTTATCGTATATATCCCGATTCTTACATTAGCTGGCGTAGAAGGAAAAATGTTTACCCCAATGGCGAAAACAGTAGGATTTGCTATTCTTGGAGCTTTAATTTTATCCCTGACCTACATTCCTATGATGAGCGCACTGTTTTTATCTAAGAAAATATCCCACAAAGAAACCTTCTCCGATAAAATGATGAATCGCTTGCAAAAGGTTTATCAGCCATTATTACAGAAAGCGATCAAAGTAAAATATATCATTGTTTCGGCAACCGCTGTAGTCTTCCTTATCTCTGCTTTTATCTTTAAAAATTTGGGAGGGGAATTTATCCCGCAGCTGCAGGAAGGAGATTTTGCTTTTCACTGTATTTTACCACAGGGGAGCTCATTGAGCCAGAGTATAGAAACTTCCA is a window from the Chryseobacterium indologenes genome containing:
- a CDS encoding cell wall anchor protein yields the protein MKTQLFSIALLVSSFTFAQSWNITGNSGTNSSNNFIGTTDNQPLVLKSNNIESLRIKPNGNIGIGTTSPDAKLHVAQDNTNNQNLVLGKFTSFGPTGGSAIVNLTYNSTTANLEVNSTYSGSNFRYGTYGDFNIENEITTPDFGAINFITNKKVQLAIKPNGNASLQGKLEAKEVKVTLTPTADFVFDEKYDLPKLEEVEKHIKEKKHLPEIASAKVMEKEGVNVGEFQIKLLQKIEELTLYSIEQNNQIKQLKNENEALKAQSAKIEKLEQQVQKLLSTQK
- a CDS encoding DUF6660 family protein gives rise to the protein MNLLRWILAIYFMALSLMPCEDTSHPLNTGDNKVSLSINSAHSTEKGDICSPLCACSCCQMTVSAFKMDPLLEIPNQIPAYFSKKILFHKNDFAYQIYDPIWQPPKI